Below is a genomic region from Prolixibacteraceae bacterium.
AAAGTTGGACTGAACTACGTCCAATGGTGTCAAATCAGGATATTCAGAAGGTTGATGTAGTGAATCGATCTAAGGCTGAGTTTTTTCTTAAAGCCGATAGCTTTAAGAAGTATGAGGGCGAATTTAAAGGAGCCTTCTCTAAACCTACTATTGAAGGACCTCAGTTTTATGTGAATATTGGAGATGTGGCTGTTTTTACAAGACAGTTGGAAAAAGCACAGGGTAATGTACCCGAAGATGATCGTATTGGGATCTCTTACCAAGAACGTACCGATTCGATGAGTGTGTTGTTTAGCTTGGCTCCAATATTGATTATCATATTTATATGGTTCTACCTTTTCCGTCGTATGGGTAAAGGTGGTGGCGCTGGTGGTTCTGGAGGAATTTTCAATGTGGGTAAATCACAGGCAAAGGTTTTCGAGAAAGGCGAGAAAGTAGATACTACCTTTAAAGATGTGGCAGGACTTTCGGAAGCTAAAGAGGAGATTGAAGAGATTGTGGACTTCTTGAAGAGTCCAGATAAATATACTAAGCTTGGAGGTAAAATACCTCGTGGAGCACTACTTGTAGGACCTCCCGGAACAGGAAAGACGTTGTTGGCTAAAGCCGTTGCTGGAGAAGCTGGTGTCCCTTTCTTCTCGATGTCAGGTTCTGACTTTGTGGAGATGTTTGTTGGGGTTGGAGCTTCGAGAGTTCGTGACCTGTTTAAGCAAGCAAAAGAGAAAGCTCCTTGTATTATCTTTATTGATGAGATCGATGCTATTGGTCGTGCAAGAAGTAAGAATGGTGGTTTTTCATCGAATGACGAAAGAGAGAATACTCTGAATCAGCTGTTGACTGAGATGGATGGTTTTGGAACCAATTCAGGGGTGATAATCCTAGCTGCTACGAACCGTGCGGATATCTTAGATAGGGCATTGATGAGAGCAGGTCGTTTTGATCGCCAGATACATGTAGATCTGCCTGATTTGAATGAGAGAAAAGCAATTTTTAAAGTGCATTTACGTCCTTTGAAAGTTAGTGAGGATTTCGATTCTGATTTCTTGGCCAAACAGACTCCTGGTTTCTCTGGTGCAGATATTGCAAATGTTTGTAATGAGGCTGCATTGTATGCTGCTCGTAAGAAGAAGGATGTGATTGATCGTCAAGATTTCTTGGATGCAGTAGACCGTATTGTGGGTGGATTGGAGAAGAAGAATAAGATATTAACTCCAATGGAGAAGAAGACAATTGCTTTCCATGAGGCAGGTCATGCGTCGGTGAGCTGGTTGCTTGAACATGCGCATCCATTGGTTAAAGTGACTATTGTTCCACGTGGTTACGCTTTAGGTGCAGCATGGTATCTGCCTGAAGAGCGTCAGATTACAACCAAAGAGCAGTTGTTGGATGAGATGTGTGCTACCTTAGGTGGTCGTGCGGCGGAAGAGATTGTTTTTGGTCGTATCTCTACAGGAGCACAAAATGATTTGGAGAAAGTAACCAAGTTGGCTTATTCGATGATCTCTATTTATGGTATGAGTGGTAAGGTCGGAAATGTTAGTTTCCATGACTCATCAGGAAATCAAGGTTATGGTTTTTCTAAGCCTTATAGTGAAGAGACAGCTGTGATGATTGATCATGAGGTAAGAGAGCTAATTGAGGCTTCTTATGAGAGAGCAAAACAGATTCTGTTGACTAATAAAGAGGCCTTTGAGAAGTTGGCAAATATTCTTCTTGAGCGTGAGGTAATCTTTACGGATGATGTACAGACTATCTTTGGTGCACGTCCTTGGAAAAGCAAGACAGACGAACTTGAGGAGGCTTATGTTAAAAGTGAAGCTGCTTTAGCAGAGGCTGCTGAACAGAAGATGGAAACATCGGAAGAGGAAGTTTCGAGTGAGGAGAAAACATCAGAAGATAAGAATGAAGCGGAGGCATAATTTCGTGTCGAAGTGATATTCAAATGATATATTAAAGTGAGTGAGGTGTTCCATATTTGGGATGCCTCATTTTTTATTTAAACGTTTTGTTGAATCGGTTGTTTTAACTATTGAGAGAGGTGGTTTGATGCCATTTTGAGGCTAGTCTGTATACTGAACATTAACAATAATAAAAATCGCTATATTATTTTATGAATAAACGACACATTAAGTTTTTTTCTTACATTTGCGGATGCTGAATCTTGAAAGAGTGTTAAAGTATTATAAACTAAAGTCTTTTTGAATAGATATCATTGACATGCTAGATTTACAAACGGTTCGTAAAGAATACGATAGGTATGACGAAGGCTGGAAGCTTGTCTCGATATCTAATGATAAGTATATTTTAGATGAGATTACTTACTGTCTTCAAGACCAAAAAATTGTCTCGATGCTATTGGATTATGGCGAAGAGTCAATGTTGTCTTTAGGTTATGCATTGTTATATGTGAGACCTCAAGATGTTGATGATGCTAAGGCTATTGTTGAACAATATAATATATACTAGACCCATTGAATAATTTACAACAAAGAACACTGACGGGCATTCTTTTTGTCTGTACGTTAGTTGGATCAATCGCTATTGGTAAATGGACTTTTTTTGTGCTTTTTATCTTGATCTCTTATCTGGCAACCAATGAATTTTATCATCTTGCCTATAAAGCCAAAGCGCGCCCCAATAGAAAGATAGGTATCGCTACAAGTATCTATATCTTTATCTCATTTTTTCTTGTTGCATCAGGAATGGTGCCATCAAAAGTGACGCTGGGTATCATTCCATTGATCGTGGGTCTTTTTGTATATGAACTCTATCGTGATAGTAAAGTGCCTTTCTTAAACTTGGCTTTTACGCTTTTGGGATTGGTTTATGTAACTACTCCTTTGGCCCTGTTTAATTTCTTTGTATTTCCTCCTGAAGGAGAGGCATACGCTGCTTATTCACCATATCTCTTAATGGGGATATTTATCTTTATCTGGACCAATGACTCAGGTGCTTACCTTTTCGGTTCTCAGTTTGGAAAGCATAAGTTGTTTGAACGTATCTCTCCTAAGAAGACATGGGAGGGAAGTATTGGTGGCGGTGTGATGACAATGATCGCAGCTGTCGTATTAAGTTATCTTTTTCCACAATATAAAATGGTGGACATGTTGGTTGTAGCACTCATTACAGTGGTGGCAGGAACATTGGGTGACTTAGTGGAATCGATGTTTAAACGTAGTATTGATGTCAAAGATAGCGGATCATTCTTTCCAGGACATGGAGGTTTGTTAGACCGTTTCGATAGTGTGATTTTGGCTGCACCTATGGTCTATTTTTATATTAGATTGATATCGTAGTATGAAAGAATAAAAGAGTCGCTCTGGGTTTACGATGTGAAGATTGTTAATTCATTGAGTGCTTCGAAATAAAATATTTAGAAAATGATCAAAAAACATATACCGAATAGTATTACCAGCTTGAATATAATTTCAGGGGTTCTCGCTGTTTACTTTGCTTTGTATGGTGAACTTAAACTTGCTGTGATTGCAATTTTTTGTGGAGCTATATTTGATTTCTGTGACGGATTGGTGGCAAGAGCTTTAAAAGCATATTCAGATATTGGTAAAGAGTTGGACTCTTTAGCCGATATGATCACTTTTGGTTTTGCTCCTGGTGCGCTCCTTTTTGGTGTTTTGCAGATAACTCTTGAAGGTAAGGTGATGTCACCGATGGAGGTTGTGAACTCTTCATACGTTGGGTATTACTTGTGTGCTTTGGTTATTCCCGTTTTCTCAGGTCTTAGATTGGCTAAATTTAATGTTGATACAAGACAGTCGACATCTTTTATCGGTATGCCAACTCCAGCAAATGCAATCTTTTGGGCTTCTTTGGCTCTGCTTTGTGTGGATGGAGTGGAAGGACATTGGTATGCGTTTATGTTTAATCCAACTCTTTTGGCGATTCTAGCCTTTGCGACATCATTCTTGTTGGTGTCTGAGGTTCCAATGTTTTCATTTAAGTTTAAGAATCTATCTTTTAAAGAGAATAAAATACGATTTTTCTTTTTAGCTGTGGTGATTACCCTAATCTCCTGCTTTGGTGTGTTGGGAATTACTTTCGCCATGTTATTGTATGTGGTTTTGTCTGTAGCTCAGTGCTTTTTTTGTAAGTCATAGGATGAATCGAGATAATTTAAAAAGTCCTTTCTATGGTTAGAAGGGATTTTTTTTGTACTTTAATTTTGAATTGAAAAAATACTTTCATGCATAACCCCCAAGAGATAATTGATGATCTAAATCGTTCAATTGAAGGTGTATCTGAGAAAGATCTTCGCTTCTTTCCTAATGAGGTTTTAAAAACTCAAATTGAAGAGATGTCTTCTCATGCTGATAAGTGTGACATTTGTAATAGAAAGTTGTCTGGAACAAAAGAAATATTTCCAATGATAAAGGCTGCAATTGCTCAGCCTGGGCACGAACGTAAAGAGGTGGACCGTTATTTGAACTCTGTTTCCGATCACCTAAAAACGGAACATGGTGTTAGATCTGCACATCACTATGCTAGTAAGTTTGCGATGTGGTCGATGATTGGCTCTATCGTGGTGGCTTCTTTGGTTCTGTTTTTGATGGGGGTTGAGAAGATGCTTTTTTTAGTGGTCTCTATCGGAGTGATCGCTTTTGTTCTGGGATATGTAGCAGGGGATCTGAAAGATCGTCGTCATGAGAAAGATAATCCAACCGTTGATAAATAGTTTGTATAAGTAAGATATGGATATAAATTTCCTAGTTATTGAGGGTAATATTGGAGCAGGTAAGACCACCTTGTCTACCATGCTTAGTCAGAAGTATAATGCGAAATTAATATTAGAACAGTTCTCTGATAACCCGTTTTTGCCAAGATTCTACAAGGATCCTGATAAATTTTCATTTCCATTAGAGATGTCTTTTATGGCAGAGCGATATAATCAGTTGAAGCAGCAAGCTGAATTAGATCTGTTTAAAACTTTTACTGTTTCGGATTATTACTTTATGAAGTCTCTAATATTTTCTAAATCGACACTTCAAGAGGATGAATATAATTTATATCGTAAATTCTTTGACATCATATATCAAAATATACCTAAGCCTTCGCTTTATGTATATCTTCATTTAAGTACGGAACGATTGATGGAGAACATCTCAAATCGTGGAAGAAGCTATGAGACAGAGATAACTCCAGACTATTTGAAACAGATCACAGATGGTTATTTTAACTTTTTTTCTCAACAAAGAGACTTCCCTGTTGTTGCTATTACAACAGATGAGTTAGATTTTGTGAAAAATAAGGCTGATTTTGATAAAATTGAGCGTATAATTTTCGGTCAGAGCTACCCAAAAGGTTTAACTAGGTTAATACCTTAATTGATAAGAAAAAATAGCTTAAAAACTTTTTCAAAATTAACAAATCGTTTTACTTTTGTGTATAATGTAGAATAAGTGGTTTTTAGAAAACTAATAGATGTATATCATGAAACAATTC
It encodes:
- the pssA gene encoding CDP-diacylglycerol--serine O-phosphatidyltransferase encodes the protein MIKKHIPNSITSLNIISGVLAVYFALYGELKLAVIAIFCGAIFDFCDGLVARALKAYSDIGKELDSLADMITFGFAPGALLFGVLQITLEGKVMSPMEVVNSSYVGYYLCALVIPVFSGLRLAKFNVDTRQSTSFIGMPTPANAIFWASLALLCVDGVEGHWYAFMFNPTLLAILAFATSFLLVSEVPMFSFKFKNLSFKENKIRFFFLAVVITLISCFGVLGITFAMLLYVVLSVAQCFFCKS
- the ftsH gene encoding ATP-dependent zinc metalloprotease FtsH encodes the protein MVRWRVNPNRKRKLKANMAKDNNKKGWNKPKQGKPSNNGKGGLPQKFNPFLFFGIITLLFLGFQFFAGGGSAIEKSWTELRPMVSNQDIQKVDVVNRSKAEFFLKADSFKKYEGEFKGAFSKPTIEGPQFYVNIGDVAVFTRQLEKAQGNVPEDDRIGISYQERTDSMSVLFSLAPILIIIFIWFYLFRRMGKGGGAGGSGGIFNVGKSQAKVFEKGEKVDTTFKDVAGLSEAKEEIEEIVDFLKSPDKYTKLGGKIPRGALLVGPPGTGKTLLAKAVAGEAGVPFFSMSGSDFVEMFVGVGASRVRDLFKQAKEKAPCIIFIDEIDAIGRARSKNGGFSSNDERENTLNQLLTEMDGFGTNSGVIILAATNRADILDRALMRAGRFDRQIHVDLPDLNERKAIFKVHLRPLKVSEDFDSDFLAKQTPGFSGADIANVCNEAALYAARKKKDVIDRQDFLDAVDRIVGGLEKKNKILTPMEKKTIAFHEAGHASVSWLLEHAHPLVKVTIVPRGYALGAAWYLPEERQITTKEQLLDEMCATLGGRAAEEIVFGRISTGAQNDLEKVTKLAYSMISIYGMSGKVGNVSFHDSSGNQGYGFSKPYSEETAVMIDHEVRELIEASYERAKQILLTNKEAFEKLANILLEREVIFTDDVQTIFGARPWKSKTDELEEAYVKSEAALAEAAEQKMETSEEEVSSEEKTSEDKNEAEA
- a CDS encoding phosphatidate cytidylyltransferase — protein: MNNLQQRTLTGILFVCTLVGSIAIGKWTFFVLFILISYLATNEFYHLAYKAKARPNRKIGIATSIYIFISFFLVASGMVPSKVTLGIIPLIVGLFVYELYRDSKVPFLNLAFTLLGLVYVTTPLALFNFFVFPPEGEAYAAYSPYLLMGIFIFIWTNDSGAYLFGSQFGKHKLFERISPKKTWEGSIGGGVMTMIAAVVLSYLFPQYKMVDMLVVALITVVAGTLGDLVESMFKRSIDVKDSGSFFPGHGGLLDRFDSVILAAPMVYFYIRLIS
- a CDS encoding deoxynucleoside kinase, whose product is MDINFLVIEGNIGAGKTTLSTMLSQKYNAKLILEQFSDNPFLPRFYKDPDKFSFPLEMSFMAERYNQLKQQAELDLFKTFTVSDYYFMKSLIFSKSTLQEDEYNLYRKFFDIIYQNIPKPSLYVYLHLSTERLMENISNRGRSYETEITPDYLKQITDGYFNFFSQQRDFPVVAITTDELDFVKNKADFDKIERIIFGQSYPKGLTRLIP